From a region of the Balaenoptera ricei isolate mBalRic1 chromosome 11, mBalRic1.hap2, whole genome shotgun sequence genome:
- the LMOD3 gene encoding leiomodin-3, with protein MSEHSRNSDQEELFDGEIDEDEILANLSPEELKELQLEMEVMAPDPRLPVGMIQKDQTDKPPTGNFDHKSLVDYMYWQKASRRMLEDERVPLTFVSSKGKTQEQHEEIDKSNKNVSQYLKEKLNNEIAAHKTESQGSDNVQETNNEDNEDDVEDEEDDTEDEEDDSEDEEDEGKEDSEESDEKTKRGEEGEVKEQIRNGENNSQQVTDKVTEEQKDRPEAQEKSEKKISKLDPKKLALDTSFLKVSARPSGNQTDLDGSLRRVRQNDPDVKELNLNNIENIPKEMLLDFVNAMKKNKHIKTFSLANVGADENLAFALANMLRENRSITTLNIESNFISGKGIVAIMRCLQFNETLTELRFHNQRHMLGHHAETEIARLLKANNTLLKMGYHFELPGPRMVVTNLLTRNQDRQRQKRQEEQKQQQLKEQRKLIAMLENGLGLPPGMWETLGGPVPDSGMQEFLQTPPPPPRPPSSHAVPFSRQNEMMKKPSHTPKYRTDPDTFRMVKLKRIQRKSRMPEARESAEKTNLKDVIKTLKPVPRNRPPPLVEITPRDQLLNDIRHSNVAYLKPVQLPKELA; from the exons ATGTCGGAACACAGCAGGAATTCAGATCAAGAAGAACTCTTTGATGGGGAGATTGATGAAGACGAAATCTTGGCCAACTTGTCTCCAGAAGAGCTTAAAGAACTGCAGCTGGAAATGGAGGTGATGGCCCCTGACCCCAGGCTTCCTGTGGGAATGATTCAGAAGGATCAGACTGACAAGCCACCAACAGGGAACTTCGACCATAAATCTCTCGTTGATTATATGTATTGGCAAAAGGCATCCAGACGCATGCTGGAAGACGAACGTGTTCCTCTTACCTTTGTGTCATCCAAG GGAAAAACTCAAGAACAGcatgaagaaatagacaaaagtaataaaaatgtgtcccagtatttaaaagaaaagcttAATAATGAAATCGCTGCACATAAAACAGAATCACAGGGCAGTGACAATGTCCAAGAAACAAATAATGAAGATAATGAAGATGATGTGGAAGATGAAGAAGATGacacagaagatgaagaagatgattcagaagatgaagaagatgaaggaaaagaggACAGTGAAGAGagtgatgaaaaaacaaaaagaggagaggaaggtgaGGTAAAGGAGCAAATCAGAAATGGTGAGAACAACAGCCAACAGGTAACTGATaaagtaactgaagaacagaAGGACAGACCAGAGGCCcaagaaaaaagtgagaaaaaaatatcaaaattagaTCCCAAGAAGCTAGCTCTAGATACCAGTTTTTTGAAGGTAAGTGCAAGGCCTTCCGGAAACCAAACGGACCTAGATGGGAGCTTAAGGCGAGTGAGACAAAATGACCCTGACGTGAAGGAACTCAACCTGAACAACATTGAAAACATCCCCAAAGAAATGTTGTTGGACTTTGTCAACGcgatgaagaaaaacaaacacatcaaaaccttcAGTTTAGCGAACGTGGGTGCGGATGAGAACCTAGCATTCGCCCTGGCCAACATGTTGCGTGAAAACAGGAGCATTACCACTCTTAACATCGAGTCCAATTTCATCTCAGGCAAGGGAATCGTGGCCATCATGAGGTGTCTCCAGTTTAATGAGACACTAACCGAACTTCGGTTTCACAATCAGAGGCATATGTTGGGCCACCATGCTGAAACGGAAATAGCCAGGCTTTTGAAGGCAAACAACACTCTCCTGAAGATGGGCTACCATTTTGAGCTTCCAGGTCCCAGAATGGTGGTAACCAATCTGCTCACCAGGAATCAGGATAGACAAAGGCAGAAAAGACAAGAAGAACAGAAACAGCAGCAACTCAAAGAGCAGAGAAAGTTAATAGCCATGTTGGAGAACGGGTTGGGGCTGCCACCTGGGATGTGGGAGACGCTGGGGGGACCAGTGCCCGATTCTGGGATGCAGGAGTTCCTCcagactcctcctcctcctcctcgaccTCCCAGCTCCCACGCAGTCCCCTTCAGTCGACAAAATGAAATGATGAAAAAGCCATCGCACACTCCGAAGTACAGGACGGACCCTGACACCTTCCGCATGGTAAAGCTAAAGAGGATCCAGCGCAAATCTCGgatgccagaagccagagaatCAGCCGAGAAAACCAACCTCAAAGACGTGATCAAAACACTCAAACCAGTGCCGAGAAATAGGCCACCCCCGCTGGTGGAAATCACCCCCAGAGATCAGCTCTTGAACGACATTCGTCACAGTAACGTCGCCTATCTTAAACCT